In a genomic window of Quercus lobata isolate SW786 chromosome 4, ValleyOak3.0 Primary Assembly, whole genome shotgun sequence:
- the LOC115984765 gene encoding uncharacterized protein LOC115984765 has product MEEANIPFFHVDIASEILSRLSAKDLSSSKCVSKGWNSFIGSPSFLQEVVIMSSCNGLLCCRSRIHPIDDIYRRAKNREAKELVIYICNPMTKEWITLKPEGCVVGDSIGLAFYPFGYSLNTRPIFKLVSIQQSKVDPRLYSFAVYSSQTGCWTTTKEVCHSRYQIYKNNIVFVGKMFNWLTQNHHILSFDVERELSKVIKLPGEASSSLTLGCSEGYLHYVCVHGEDFSVWMLKDYASSEWVLYQVVVLDID; this is encoded by the exons ATGGAAGAAGCAAATATCCCCTTCTTTCATGTTGATATTGCATCTGAAATTTTGTCACGATTGTCTGCAAAGGATCTTTCTTCAAGCAAGTGTGTCTCTAAAGGATGGAATTCGTTTATTGGTAGTCCTTCATTTTTGC AGGAAGTTGTTATCATGTCTTCGTGCAATGGGCTTCTCTGTTGCCGGAGTCGCATCCATCCTATTGATGACATTTATAGAAGAGCGAAAAATAGGGAGGCAAAGGAACTGGTGATATACATTTGCAACCCAATGACTAAAGAATGGATTACATTGAAGCCAGAAGGGTGTGTTGTTGGTGATAGCATTGGATTAGCTTTCTATCCATTTGGTTATTCATTGAACACTCGCCCTATTTTCAAGTTGGTAAGCATTCAACAATCAAAAGTGGATCCACGTTTGTATTCATTTGCAGTGTACTCCTCACAGACAGGTTGTTGGACAACTACTAAAGAGGTTTGCCATAGCAGATAtcaaatttacaaaaacaatatagTTTTCGTTGGCAAGATGTTCAATTGGCTAACTCAGAACCAccatattttgagttttgatgttGAAAGAGAGCTTTCTAAGGTGATTAAGTTACCTGGTGAAGCTTCAAGTTCACTCACTCTTGGATGTTCAGAAGGATATCTTCattatgtgtgtgtgcatgGTGAAGATTTTAGTGTGTGGATGTTGAAAGATTATGCCTCATCTGAGTGGGTGCTGTATCAG